From one Lycium barbarum isolate Lr01 chromosome 6, ASM1917538v2, whole genome shotgun sequence genomic stretch:
- the LOC132643877 gene encoding uncharacterized protein LOC132643877, giving the protein MARSTTHIVVGLGIVLLMFIALAEAKTPPGIADHPSHSHCSDDEIKQCKNLPHVCPKFCPNGCITECRSCKPICVDGSVPPPDDGGSYPSPSPPKEETPPPSPPKIETPPPSPPKKETPPPSPPKEETPPPSPPKEETPPPSPPKKETPPPSPPKKETPLPSPPEEYTPPPSPPKQETPPPSPPKKETPPPSPPKEYTPPPSPPKQETPPPSPPKEYTPPPSPPKEENPPPSPPKEETPPPSPPKQETPPPSPPKEEIPPPSPPKQETPPPSPPKEETPPPSPPKKETPPPSPPKKETPPPPPPKEYTPPPSPPKQETPPPSPPRKETPPPSPPKEYTPPPSPPKQETPPPSPPKGYTPPPSPPKEENPPPSPPKEEAPPPSPPKQETPPPSPPKEETPPPSPPKQETPPPSPPKEYTPPPSPPKQETPLPSPPKDETPPPSPPNEETPPPSPPKEETPPPSPPKETTPPPSSPPSSPPPSTPYSPPPPSSGSPPPPYYPSPAPKPPTPKKVKCKNKYYPSCYAVQHVCPTSCPDSCQVDCVSCKPVCKCDKPGAVCQDPRFIGGDGITFYFHGKKDEDFCLVSDPEFHINAHFIGRRNENMKRDFTWVQSIGILYGTHKISVAALKTAIWDDSIDRLALHFDGEPIILPETEGARWQSKTVPMTSITRIGNTNEIVIDVENFLTITTKIVPITEQESRVHNYGITNDDCFAHLELGFKFLSLSDEVNGVLGQTYRKDYVSRVKMGVLMPIMGGDKKFAASGLFDTDCSVARFQANGEQSNIYKAPLNLELPSLNCNGGIYGRGVVCKR; this is encoded by the exons ATGGCTAGATCGACAACCCACATTGTTGTGGGTTTGGGGATTGTCTTGCTAATGTTTATAGCATTGGCAGAGGCCAAAACTCCGCCTGGAATAGCTGATCATCCAAGCCATTCTCATTGCTCAGATGATGAGATAAAGCAATGTAAAAATCTTCCTCATGTCTGTCCCAAGTTCTGTCCAAATGGTTGCATAACAGAGTGTCGTTCTTGCAAGCCTATTTGTGTTGATGGCTCAGTGCCACCTCCTGATGATGGTGGTTCTTATCCTTCGCCATCTCCTCCTAAGGAAGAAACTCCACCTCCGTCTCCTCCTAAGATAGAAACCCCACCGCCGTCTCCACCTAAGAAAGAAACTCCACCTCCGTCTCCTCCAAAGGAAGAAACTCCACCGCCGTCTCCACCTAAGGAAGAAACTCCACCTCCCTCTCCTCCAAAGAAAGAAACTCCACCTCCGTCTCCACCGAAGAAAGAAACTCCACTGCCATCTCCACCTGAGGAATATACTCCACCGCCATCTCCACCAAAGCAAGAAACTCCACCACCGTCTCCACCTAAGAAAGAAACTCCACCTCCGTCCCCACCTAAGGAATATACTCCACCACCATCTCCACCAAAGCAAGAAACTCCACCTCCGTCTCCACCTAAGGAATATACTCCACCGCCATCTCCACCCAAGGAAGAAAATCCACCGCCATCTCCTCCCAAGGAAGAAACTCCACCGCCATCTCCACCTAAGCAAGAAACTCCACCGCCATCTCCTCCCAAGGAAGAAATTCCACCCCCATCCCCACCCAAGCAAGAAACTCCACCTCCGTCTCCACCTAAGGAAGAAACTCCACCTCCCTCTCCTCCAAAGAAAGAAACTCCACCCCCGTCTCCACCAAAGAAAGAAACTCCACCGCCACCTCCACCTAAGGAATATACTCCACCGCCATCTCCACCAAAGCAAGAAACTCCACCGCCGTCTCCACCTAGGAAAGAAACTCCACCTCCGTCTCCACCCAAGGAATATACTCCACCGCCATCTCCACCAAAGCAAGAAACTCCACCTCCGTCTCCACCTAAGGGATATACTCCACCGCCATCTCCACCCAAGGAAGAAAATCCACCGCCATCTCCTCCCAAGGAAGAAGCTCCACCACCATCTCCACCTAAGCAAGAAACTCCACCGCCATCTCCTCCCAAGGAAGAAACTCCACCCCCATCCCCACCCAAGCAAGAAACTCCACCCCCATCTCCACCTAAGGAATATACTCCACCACCATCTCCACCTAAGCAAGAAACTCCACTGCCATCTCCTCCCAAGGATGAAACTCCACCGCCATCTCCACCCAATGAAGAAACTCCACCGCCATCTCCTCCCAAGGAAGAAACTCCACCCCCATCTCCTCCCAAGGAAACAACTCCACCACCTTCATCGCCACCCTCATCTCCTCCCCCAAGTACCCCATATTCTCCTCCACCACCTTCATCTGGTTCTCCACCTCCTCCATATTATCCATCACCTGCTCCTAAACCACCCACACCTAAGAAGGTCAAGTGTAAGAACAAGTACTACCCCAGTTGTTATGCAGTCCAACACGTATGCCCTACCTCTTGCCCTGACAGTTGTCAAGTTGATTGTGTCTCTTGCAAACCAGTTTGTA AGTGTGACAAGCCCGGAGCTGTTTGTCAAGATCCACGTTTTATCGGTGGAGACGGGATTACCTTCTACTTCCATGGCAAGAAGGATGAAGATTTTTGCCTAGTTTCAGACCCTGAATTTCACATCAATGCCCACTTCATAGGAAGGAGAAATGAGAACATGAAGAGAGATTTCACTTGGGTGCAATCTATTGGTATCCTTTATGGCACTCACAAAATCTCAGTTGCTGCATTAAAAACAGCAATATGGGATGATTCCATCGACCGCCTCGCTCTCCACTTCGACGGTGAACCAATAATTCTTCCTGAAACTGAAGGTGCAAGGTGGCAATCTAAAACTGTACCTATGACCTCGATTACAAGAATCGGCAACACTAACGAGATTGTCATAGATGTTGAAAATTTTCTCACTATCACAACCAAGATTGTGCCTATTACAGAGCAAGAATCCCGAGTTCATAACTATGGCATAACGAATGATGACTGCTTTGCCCATCTTGAACTTGGATTCAAGTTTTTATCTTTGAGTGACGAAGTGAATGGCGTTTTAGGGCAGACTTATAGGAAGGACTACGTGAGCAGAGTTAAGATGGGTGTTTTGATGCCAATAATGGGAGGCGATAAAAAGTTTGCAGCTTCAGGACTCTTTGATACTGACTGTTCCGTGGCTAGGTTTCAAGCAAATGGAGAACAATCTAACATTTATAAGGCTCCGTTGAATTTGGAGCTGCCAAGTTTGAACTGCAACGGTGGAATTTATGGACGTGGAGTTGTCTGCAAGAGATAA